In the Flavobacteriales bacterium genome, CACCACCGGCAGCCTGGCACCTTACAACGGCGGGAACGGAGTGAGCGGCAACGGCGTGATCACCTTCGGGGTGACGAACAACTCCGGCGGCGACATCCTGCTCACGGACCTGGAGTCGTACTGGCAGACCGCGTCCAACGGTGCGAACACCACGCTCTGGGCCACGACCGTCACCCTGGGCGGCCCCTACTTCCCCTTTGTCGCCACCGATTGGACGGTGATCGGCACCGGCACCAACCTGTCCGTGCCCGCCAACGGCATCCACCCGACGATCACGGGCATGACCTACCTGATCCCCGACGGGGGCACGGTGCGCTTCCTGTTGGAGTCCGACCAGAACATCCGGTACAGCGGCACCGGCACCATCAGCCCCAACACCTTTACGGTGGGCGGCATCTCGCTCCATTGCGGGGACTTCACCCTGCCGGGCGCCACCGGCATCGTGGGCTACGGTGGCCTCTTCACCAACGGCGGCAACAACCCGCGCTACTTCACCGGCACGCTCACCTTCCTGCCGGCGACGCCGTGCACCGGAACACCGGTCGCGGGCACCATCGCCGGGCCCTCGTTCGTGTGCGAGAACGGTACGGCCGACCTGGTGGTGAACGGCTCCACCGTGGGTGCGGGCATCACGCGTGACTGGTACAGCAGCACCACGTCCGGCGGGCCCTACACCACCTTCGTGGGCTCGGGCACCACCGTGAACACCGGCCCCGTCACCATGGACACGTACTATGTCTGCACGGTGACCTGCACCACCTCCGGCCAGGCCGCCACCACCGCCGAGTTCCACCTGCCGGTGACACCGGGGGTCTCCGGCTCCTACACCATCAACGACGACGGCACCGGCGACCTGCTGAACTTCTCGGAGGCCGCGGCGCTGTTGAGCTGCGGTGTCAGCGGACCGGTGGTCTTCAACGTGGCGGCAGGCAGCGGGCCCTACGCGGACCGCCTGGTGCTGGGCGAGATCCTCGGTGCCAGCGCCACCAACACGATCACCTTCAACGCCAATGACGTCATCCTGGTGCATGCGCCGACTGTGAGCGCCGACCGCGCGGCGGTCCTGCTGAACGGCGCCGACCATGTGACCATCGAGGACCTGATCATCGACGTCGCCGGCGGCACCTTCGGATACGGGGTGCACCTGACGAACCAGGCCGATCACAACACCATCCGGGGCTGCCGGATCTTCAATCCCGACAACACCACCTCCTCCAACTACGGGGGCATCGTGGCCTCGGCCTCGCTGATCAATGCGACCACCGCCGGCAACAATGCGAACCACACCATCATCGAGGACAACGTGATCCTGGGCTGCAGCG is a window encoding:
- a CDS encoding right-handed parallel beta-helix repeat-containing protein; this encodes MRRASRHLHHATAGYHTTSTTRIANGLPALLLAGLFAFLAVGVIQAQVITTGSLAPYNGGNGVSGNGVITFGVTNNSGGDILLTDLESYWQTASNGANTTLWATTVTLGGPYFPFVATDWTVIGTGTNLSVPANGIHPTITGMTYLIPDGGTVRFLLESDQNIRYSGTGTISPNTFTVGGISLHCGDFTLPGATGIVGYGGLFTNGGNNPRYFTGTLTFLPATPCTGTPVAGTIAGPSFVCENGTADLVVNGSTVGAGITRDWYSSTTSGGPYTTFVGSGTTVNTGPVTMDTYYVCTVTCTTSGQAATTAEFHLPVTPGVSGSYTINDDGTGDLLNFSEAAALLSCGVSGPVVFNVAAGSGPYADRLVLGEILGASATNTITFNANDVILVHAPTVSADRAAVLLNGADHVTIEDLIIDVAGGTFGYGVHLTNQADHNTIRGCRIFNPDNTTSSNYGGIVASASLINATTAGNNANHTIIEDNVILGCSGAYKLRLNGASATARAVGNVVRNNQFRNGYNYQVYLNFQDSALVQGNEISRPGLTSTTTFYGIYVNNSVRTTVDGNVVNNVGGTGTAYLYYITASDPVPGQENTFQNNVAFRLNNTGTNYGMYNSSSNNTRYYHNSLLLDDQNTTTGVTYGFYQTTLATGLEYRNNIVKISRTGTGTKRCMHFATATSVFTSDNNVLVMASTGGTTNQVGYLSTGYATLANWQAAGYDPNSSSADPLFVSNTDLTPMNVAINDIGDPGIGALVPLDYNGTPRPLGIAPDPGAIEFGMGTDVPSVAPTPSEWSVNPNPATDQATLRSREGHTGEWTLMDLGGRVVLRGAVIGEVDIPVGGLSTGTYVLDVRDGATFTRMPLVVAHAMGQPGTR